The Nitrospira sp. KM1 genome includes a window with the following:
- the recJ gene encoding single-stranded-DNA-specific exonuclease RecJ, producing MMKSRLWVFRDIDLTHRANLAQGLSISTVTASLLVARGVTTLAQASSWMSHCLSHDPFLIPDMGRAIERLHQAVRSYESICFYGDYDVDGMSATSLYLSFFRSLGAQVRAYVPHRQREGYGLNVHAIEQLHAGGVTLLVTSDCGTTSHREIARAASLGMDVIVTDHHQTEDMMPSAVAIMNPHRSDAQYPFKGLCSAGLAYKVAQAYVMRYGEAGIPLESLLDLVALATIADVVPLHDENRGYVRDGLAQLSRGARCGIRALKQVAGVVRDCTAETIAFKLAPRLNAAGRLDHAMLGIQLLTTESAAEAQELAERLERLNRERQKIEAGMMAEAVELATQQEAPSALVLASRRWHVGVVGIIAARLVDRFHCPAIAIAIDETGVGKGSARTTGNFDLYQGLAACRDLLDAFGGHPSAAGVTIQEFRLDQFRARFEDVARTWAINGRSVPTLHIDAELRLSDVTTKLIKEIGALHPFGAGNPEPTFAVKRLEVMDARTVGDKHLKLTVRQQGSVPFDTIGFGMKSLMDRGIASRVPVDLAFIPELNHWNGYDRIQLRLRDLRPSADESHYDA from the coding sequence ATGATGAAATCTAGGCTCTGGGTCTTCCGTGATATTGATCTCACCCATCGCGCCAACCTTGCTCAAGGACTGTCGATTTCGACCGTCACGGCATCGTTATTAGTGGCGCGTGGAGTCACCACGTTGGCCCAGGCCTCTTCGTGGATGTCGCACTGCCTGTCGCACGATCCATTTCTGATCCCCGACATGGGAAGGGCCATTGAAAGGCTCCATCAAGCGGTGCGGTCGTACGAATCCATTTGTTTCTATGGAGATTACGATGTCGACGGTATGTCCGCTACGAGCCTCTACCTCTCATTCTTTCGCTCGCTTGGCGCGCAGGTGCGGGCGTATGTCCCGCATCGGCAGCGGGAAGGCTATGGGCTCAATGTGCATGCCATCGAACAATTGCATGCCGGGGGCGTTACGCTTCTTGTGACATCCGATTGCGGAACGACTTCGCATCGTGAAATCGCGCGAGCGGCCAGTCTTGGAATGGACGTGATCGTGACCGATCATCATCAGACGGAAGACATGATGCCCTCCGCAGTAGCGATCATGAATCCGCATCGGTCCGATGCGCAGTACCCGTTCAAAGGTCTCTGCTCTGCGGGATTGGCCTATAAAGTTGCGCAAGCCTATGTCATGCGGTACGGGGAAGCGGGAATTCCCCTTGAGTCCCTGTTGGATCTGGTCGCGCTGGCAACGATTGCGGATGTCGTGCCGCTGCATGACGAAAATCGCGGGTATGTCCGCGATGGGCTGGCGCAACTCTCGCGAGGGGCCCGATGCGGCATTCGCGCACTCAAGCAGGTGGCAGGGGTGGTGCGCGACTGCACAGCCGAGACGATCGCATTCAAGCTTGCTCCTCGATTGAACGCCGCAGGCCGCTTGGATCATGCGATGTTGGGGATACAGCTGTTGACGACGGAGTCGGCAGCGGAGGCGCAGGAACTTGCGGAGCGGCTGGAACGATTGAACCGGGAGCGGCAGAAAATCGAGGCGGGCATGATGGCAGAAGCGGTCGAACTGGCGACGCAACAGGAGGCCCCTTCCGCCCTGGTTCTGGCATCCAGACGTTGGCACGTCGGGGTGGTGGGTATCATCGCCGCCCGCTTGGTTGATCGATTCCATTGTCCGGCGATTGCCATTGCCATTGATGAAACAGGAGTTGGCAAGGGATCCGCCCGCACGACAGGAAATTTTGATCTCTACCAAGGGCTCGCGGCATGCAGAGACCTTCTGGACGCATTCGGCGGGCACCCAAGTGCAGCGGGTGTCACCATTCAGGAGTTTCGGCTCGACCAGTTTCGTGCGCGATTCGAAGATGTGGCGCGAACATGGGCAATCAACGGCAGATCGGTGCCGACCCTGCACATCGATGCGGAGCTACGGTTATCCGATGTGACGACTAAATTGATTAAAGAGATCGGCGCGTTGCACCCGTTCGGTGCAGGTAATCCGGAGCCGACTTTTGCAGTGAAAAGACTGGAGGTCATGGACGCTCGAACGGTCGGGGACAAGCATTTGAAACTGACTGTAAGGCAACAGGGCTCCGTTCCGTTCGATACCATTGGGTTCGGCATGAAGTCGCTGATGGATCGGGGGATCGCATCCCGTGTCCCGGTCGACTTGGCGTTTATCCCTGAACTGAACCATTGGAACGGATACGATAGAATTCAGCTGCGTCTTCGAGACCTACGGCCCAGTGCGGACGAGTCACACTATGATGCATGA
- a CDS encoding ubiquitin-like protein Pup encodes MEKQERKQEPRREPQGKDEVKANPKVVETGKKLKEDIDKLVDEIDDVLEQNAEEFVKNYVQKGGE; translated from the coding sequence ATGGAAAAACAGGAGCGCAAGCAAGAACCCAGACGAGAGCCGCAAGGGAAGGACGAGGTCAAGGCCAACCCCAAAGTGGTCGAGACCGGAAAGAAACTAAAAGAAGATATCGATAAGCTCGTCGACGAAATTGACGACGTTCTGGAGCAGAATGCCGAAGAATTTGTAAAGAACTATGTTCAAAAGGGAGGAGAATGA
- a CDS encoding sodium-translocating pyrophosphatase, which yields MSDSAIVTFALIAAIAGIVYGLYLAMWVFKLDAGNAKMQEIAKAIQEGAGAYMNRQYKTVGVVAAVLFVALAGAGAVSEKFGMITAVGFLVGASASALAGYVGMIIAVRANVRTAQAAHGGMNAALTVAFRGGAVTGLLLIGLGLLAITGFYTIAQSISGQEKAIHALLSLGFGGSLISVFARVGGGIYTKAADVGADLVGKVEAGIPEDDPRNPAVIADNVGDNVGDCAGMAADLFETYAVTTVAAMVLAYTMFKGQSAPILYPLALGGVTIFATIIGILFVKVSPGGEIMPALYKGLFVAGGIAAVAFYPITSQIMDGVGGVNGMSYYVAALIGLIVTLALVFITDYYTSKSFAPVKDIAKASETGHATNVIAGLAVGMQSTAAPVLVIAAAILGSFWICGGAASGGLYGVAVAAVSMLSMAGIVVAIDAFGPITDNAGGIAEMSHLGKEVRDITDPLDAVGNTTKAVTKGYAIGSAGLAAVVLFAEYSREVAAHNPALAAFDLSDPKVLVGLFLGGMLPFLFGALCLKAVGEAGGLIVEEVRRQFRTIKGIMEGTGKPEYGTCVDIVTQAAIQKMMIPGLIPVISPIIVGIILGPQALGGMLVGSIVTGLFVAISMTSGGGAWDNAKKYIEEQGKKGTDTHKAAVTGDTVGDPYKDTAGPAVNPMIKVINIVALLIVSLIV from the coding sequence GTGAGCGACTCAGCGATTGTGACATTTGCATTGATTGCGGCGATAGCCGGCATTGTCTATGGACTTTATCTCGCCATGTGGGTGTTCAAATTGGACGCCGGCAACGCGAAGATGCAGGAGATTGCCAAGGCGATTCAAGAAGGTGCCGGAGCATACATGAACCGGCAATACAAGACGGTCGGCGTGGTGGCGGCGGTTCTTTTCGTGGCGCTCGCAGGGGCCGGGGCGGTATCGGAAAAATTCGGCATGATTACCGCGGTCGGGTTTCTTGTCGGAGCCAGTGCGTCGGCTCTGGCCGGCTACGTGGGAATGATCATCGCGGTCAGGGCCAACGTGCGTACGGCTCAAGCGGCGCATGGTGGAATGAATGCCGCCTTGACCGTGGCTTTTCGTGGTGGCGCCGTCACCGGCCTGCTTCTGATCGGCCTGGGATTATTGGCCATTACGGGGTTCTACACGATCGCGCAGTCCATCTCAGGACAGGAGAAAGCCATCCACGCATTGTTGAGCCTTGGATTCGGAGGCAGTCTCATCTCCGTATTTGCACGAGTCGGCGGGGGAATCTATACGAAGGCGGCGGACGTCGGGGCCGACCTCGTCGGCAAAGTCGAAGCCGGAATTCCTGAGGACGATCCTCGCAATCCGGCCGTCATTGCGGACAACGTTGGTGACAACGTCGGCGATTGTGCCGGGATGGCCGCTGATCTGTTCGAAACGTATGCGGTGACGACGGTGGCGGCCATGGTGCTGGCCTATACCATGTTCAAGGGGCAAAGCGCGCCAATTCTTTATCCCCTGGCCCTCGGTGGCGTCACGATTTTTGCCACCATCATCGGAATCCTGTTTGTGAAAGTCAGTCCTGGCGGGGAAATTATGCCGGCCTTGTACAAGGGCCTATTCGTCGCAGGTGGCATCGCTGCCGTGGCCTTTTATCCGATTACCTCACAAATTATGGACGGCGTCGGAGGTGTCAATGGGATGAGTTACTACGTCGCGGCGCTCATCGGACTCATCGTGACCCTGGCGCTCGTGTTCATCACCGATTACTACACGTCCAAGAGTTTCGCTCCGGTCAAGGACATCGCAAAGGCCAGTGAAACAGGGCATGCGACGAATGTGATTGCGGGTCTGGCCGTGGGCATGCAATCAACGGCTGCACCGGTATTGGTGATTGCGGCGGCCATCCTCGGGAGCTTCTGGATTTGCGGTGGGGCGGCTTCGGGAGGGTTATACGGAGTGGCCGTGGCGGCTGTGTCGATGTTGTCGATGGCTGGAATCGTCGTGGCGATCGACGCGTTCGGTCCGATCACCGACAACGCCGGGGGGATTGCCGAGATGTCTCATTTGGGGAAAGAAGTCCGAGACATTACCGATCCGCTAGATGCTGTCGGGAACACGACGAAGGCGGTGACCAAGGGCTATGCGATCGGATCGGCCGGCCTTGCGGCGGTTGTCCTGTTTGCCGAGTATTCACGTGAAGTGGCCGCGCATAACCCTGCGCTGGCGGCATTCGATTTGTCTGATCCCAAAGTCCTCGTCGGATTGTTTCTGGGCGGCATGCTCCCATTTCTCTTCGGCGCGCTGTGCCTCAAAGCGGTGGGTGAAGCCGGCGGTCTGATCGTGGAGGAGGTCCGCAGGCAGTTCCGTACGATCAAAGGCATCATGGAGGGGACTGGCAAACCTGAATACGGCACCTGCGTCGACATCGTGACGCAGGCGGCCATTCAAAAAATGATGATCCCAGGTCTGATCCCGGTCATCTCGCCAATCATAGTCGGGATAATCCTCGGCCCTCAGGCACTCGGCGGAATGCTGGTGGGCAGTATCGTCACGGGCTTGTTCGTGGCCATTTCGATGACCAGCGGCGGGGGGGCCTGGGATAACGCCAAGAAATATATCGAAGAGCAGGGAAAGAAGGGAACCGATACGCATAAGGCGGCAGTGACAGGAGACACGGTTGGAGATCCGTATAAGGATACTGCGGGGCCGGCCGTCAATCCCATGATCAAAGTCATCAATATCGTGGCGTTGTTGATTGTGTCGCTGATTGTGTAG
- a CDS encoding FAD-dependent oxidoreductase: MSMRPVSVIVVGAGLAGLSAAVRLSKSGLRVTVFDARGRVGGRVWTVRDTFASGQYAEAGAEFIDDAHTEIRQLVKEFGLTLSPVVRRGFSFALFERSGGTARVLSGDGAWKAIAEAAAPLVREYEAAQYRWNCVAVRDIAACSVAQWLNNIRADKTLRAIVRSLRGFFLADPEELSLLMLIDQLASDSPGRQAMFRIEGGNDRLPHKMAGELGEAVHLDSEVVAVEQDRASVRVSIQDHTGRRSVARGDYLVLALPASTLRAIRIRPALPREQAKAIASLKYGRVTKALLQFDRRFWNSNARGRAYGTDSPVGAIWDANEGSAGQPGILTLMAGGRGSGTLRRILSHRRTQGIRARLEWLHPADAQLMRSRVITWENDPWACGGYAVFTPEFDPTLREQLGRRHRRILFAGEHISTRWQGYMNGAVETGFRAAAEVKQLMSRVSYRGQ, from the coding sequence ATGAGCATGCGACCAGTCTCTGTCATTGTCGTGGGTGCCGGCTTGGCCGGGCTGTCCGCTGCCGTGCGTCTCTCCAAGTCCGGTCTCAGGGTGACAGTTTTTGACGCGCGAGGGCGCGTGGGTGGGCGGGTGTGGACGGTTCGAGACACGTTTGCGAGCGGTCAATATGCAGAGGCCGGAGCCGAGTTTATCGATGATGCCCATACAGAGATACGTCAATTGGTGAAAGAGTTCGGTCTGACGCTCTCTCCAGTCGTGCGTCGGGGATTCTCTTTTGCTCTCTTCGAGAGATCAGGCGGCACGGCAAGGGTTCTATCTGGTGACGGGGCGTGGAAAGCGATTGCCGAAGCCGCGGCGCCACTCGTGAGAGAGTACGAGGCAGCGCAGTACCGCTGGAACTGTGTGGCTGTCAGGGACATTGCCGCATGCTCTGTCGCACAATGGTTGAACAACATTCGGGCTGATAAGACGCTCCGGGCGATCGTCCGTAGCCTCAGAGGATTCTTTCTCGCAGATCCCGAAGAGTTGTCTCTCCTCATGCTGATTGATCAACTCGCAAGCGATTCTCCCGGTCGACAAGCGATGTTCCGGATAGAGGGAGGGAATGACCGGCTGCCGCACAAGATGGCCGGGGAATTGGGCGAAGCGGTGCATCTCGATTCCGAGGTCGTCGCGGTCGAACAAGATCGCGCATCCGTTCGGGTGTCTATCCAGGATCACACAGGGCGCCGCTCTGTCGCCAGAGGCGATTATTTGGTGCTGGCTCTTCCCGCCAGCACGCTGCGAGCGATCCGCATCCGGCCCGCGTTGCCTAGAGAACAGGCGAAAGCGATCGCCAGCCTGAAGTACGGGCGAGTGACCAAAGCGCTGCTCCAATTCGACCGCCGGTTCTGGAACAGCAACGCGCGAGGGCGCGCGTATGGCACGGACAGTCCGGTCGGTGCGATCTGGGACGCAAATGAAGGATCGGCCGGTCAGCCAGGGATTCTGACCCTCATGGCGGGGGGCCGGGGAAGCGGCACGCTCCGCCGTATCCTGTCCCATCGCCGGACTCAGGGCATAAGAGCCAGGCTAGAGTGGCTGCACCCGGCCGATGCGCAATTGATGAGAAGCCGGGTGATCACCTGGGAGAACGATCCATGGGCCTGCGGCGGGTATGCCGTCTTTACGCCGGAGTTCGATCCGACCCTGCGCGAACAACTGGGCCGGCGGCATCGACGTATCCTGTTCGCGGGGGAACACATCAGCACGCGCTGGCAGGGGTACATGAATGGTGCGGTGGAAACAGGATTTCGTGCGGCGGCAGAGGTCAAACAATTGATGTCCCGCGTGTCATACCGCGGGCAATAG
- a CDS encoding multiheme c-type cytochrome yields MAGLVLTAWVVFHLADVVGFAQDGKSPVTMEKAFPNSSKCKRCHERVFEEWETSPLSKSIHSPAFRASLDAFLASAAGKDKALCFRCHAPHVREFSEQVQVFIDQAKSGDPQMDGVACAQCHLIKQVDRTKQPPEPKYDSPGSKILYGPYKDFAQNLAHQSMELGLFHKSDLCLNCHQSVPSAANLGKANDLLGNWDQSQAVKAGKECQSCHMPEQTGESANGEKKRTVANHTFPGRIGKLRQEAAKLDVKTSIDGDKSTVTVKVQSLVPHNLPTTHPAWASVILDVDIKGKNLKTVFSDKRVYGRTYQDAKGQNTPFDFEAVKVLEDTVLRPEELRIETFSFPTPKDTKTFDVDVTLSYAPVTGPPAFLQRIEAESSKGAQDPVFQPIEIVKRTENIPISK; encoded by the coding sequence ATGGCCGGTTTGGTTCTGACCGCCTGGGTCGTGTTCCATCTCGCGGATGTCGTAGGGTTCGCGCAAGACGGTAAATCTCCGGTCACGATGGAGAAAGCGTTTCCCAATTCCAGCAAATGCAAGCGTTGCCACGAACGCGTCTTCGAGGAGTGGGAAACGTCTCCGCTGTCAAAGTCGATACATTCTCCGGCTTTCCGGGCATCGCTCGACGCCTTTCTGGCTTCCGCTGCAGGGAAGGACAAGGCCTTGTGTTTCCGTTGCCACGCCCCGCATGTGCGGGAATTTTCCGAACAGGTGCAAGTATTCATCGATCAGGCAAAGTCCGGTGATCCCCAGATGGACGGGGTGGCATGCGCGCAATGCCATTTGATCAAACAAGTCGATCGAACGAAACAGCCGCCTGAGCCCAAGTACGACTCACCGGGAAGCAAGATTCTCTACGGTCCGTACAAAGATTTCGCTCAAAACCTGGCCCATCAGTCTATGGAACTCGGTTTATTTCATAAATCCGATCTATGTCTGAACTGCCATCAATCGGTGCCTTCCGCCGCGAATCTGGGCAAGGCGAATGATCTGCTCGGGAACTGGGATCAGAGTCAGGCCGTCAAAGCGGGAAAAGAATGCCAGTCCTGCCACATGCCCGAACAAACAGGCGAGAGTGCCAACGGGGAGAAGAAACGCACCGTGGCCAACCATACCTTTCCTGGCCGTATCGGGAAGCTTCGCCAGGAAGCCGCCAAGCTCGATGTCAAGACGAGCATCGACGGTGACAAATCCACGGTGACGGTCAAGGTCCAGAGTCTCGTGCCGCACAATCTGCCGACCACTCATCCGGCTTGGGCTAGCGTGATTCTCGATGTCGATATCAAGGGCAAGAACTTGAAAACTGTATTTTCTGACAAGCGGGTATATGGGCGGACGTATCAGGATGCCAAGGGGCAGAACACGCCATTCGATTTCGAAGCGGTCAAGGTGCTCGAGGACACTGTCTTGAGGCCCGAGGAATTGCGCATCGAAACATTCTCCTTTCCGACTCCGAAAGATACGAAGACGTTCGATGTTGACGTGACGCTGAGCTATGCTCCCGTGACCGGTCCCCCCGCCTTTCTGCAGCGGATTGAAGCAGAATCTTCAAAAGGAGCTCAAGATCCCGTCTTCCAACCCATTGAAATCGTCAAACGAACCGAAAATATTCCCATTTCTAAGTAA